In one window of Mercurialis annua linkage group LG4, ddMerAnnu1.2, whole genome shotgun sequence DNA:
- the LOC126678630 gene encoding polygalacturonase-like: MMMMGTNGLTISIVLLLFSSTLQVLQAAGTFDVTKYGAKANGEADISKALLSAWDAACDSVGVSIVLIPKGKYALRQVDISGPCKGSMVLRVEGTVEAPVDPNELKGDFWIAFSHIDHFKITGGGTFDGQGEMTWKKYNCMEKKGCKALPISLRFNFIDNAIIEDVTSLDSKNFHVNVMGCKNITFQRFNVVAPGHSLNTDGIHIGRCNGVKIVDSSFATGDDCISIGDASQQITIKGVRCGPGHGISIGSLGKYPNEGPVSGVVISNSTIFNTDNGLRIKSWPAMENGMASNLRFEDIIMKNVSNPILIDQMYCPWNRCNKNGHSKVKISDVSFKNIRGTSTTPIAVQLICSKGIPCENVKLSNIDIKLLGGGATKSQCSNVKPIITGLVPAGC; this comes from the exons atgatgatgatggggACCAATGGCTTAACAATATCAATAGTGTTGCTTTTATTTAGCTCAACCCTTCAAGTACTGCAGGCTGCCGGTACGTTCGATGTTACGAAATACGGTGCGAAAGCTAACGGAGAAGCCGATATTAGCAAGGCTTTATTAAGTGCATGGGATGCAGCATGTGATTCAGTTGGTGTAAGCATTGTTTTGATTCCGAAAGGCAAATATGCATTACGTCAGGTCGATATTTCCGGTCCTTGTAAGGGTTCGATGGTGCTCCGAGTCGAAGGAACAGTCGAGGCACCGGTCGACCCTAATGAGCTCAAAGGCGATTTCTGGATTGCTTTTAGTCACATTGATCATTTTAAAATTACCGGCGGTGGAACTTTTGATGGACAGGGAGAAATGACATGGAAAAAGTATAATTGTATGGAGAAAAAAGGATGCAAGGCCCTTCCCATT AGTTTGAGGTTCAATTTCATCGATAACGCCATAATCGAAGACGTAACATCCCTCGATAGCAAGAATTTCCACGTCAACGTCATGGGCTGCAAAAACATTACTTTCCAACGATTTAATGTCGTGGCACCGGGGCACAGTTTGAATACAGACGGAATTCATATTGGGCGTTGCAACGGAGTCAAGATTGTCGACAGTTCATTCGCTACCGGTGACGATTGTATCTCCATCGGCGATGCTAGCCAGCAAATAACAATTAAAGGAGTAAGATGTGGACCTGGACATGGCATCAGTATTGGAAGTCTAGGAAAATATCCGAATGAAGGACCTGTTTCTGGCGTTGTGATTTCGAATAGCACCATTTTTAATACCGATAATGGTCTCAGGATCAAATCTTGGCCGGCTATGGAAAATGGCATGGCTTCTAATTTGCGGTTTGAAGACATTATAATGAAGAATGTGTCCAATCCTATTCTCATTGATCAAATGTACTGTCCATGGAATCGCTGCAACAAGAAT GGCCATTCAAAAGTTAAAATCAGTGATGTGagctttaaaaatataagaggTACTTCTACGACACCAATTGCAGTTCAACTAATTTGCAGCAAAGGCATTCCTTGCGAGAATGTGAAACTTAGCAACATCGATATCAAATTGCTCGGCGGAGGTGCCACAAAATCTCAATGTTCCAATGTCAAGCCCATAATTACTGGACTAGTTCCTGCCGGATGTTAA
- the LOC126677986 gene encoding probable carboxylesterase 17 has translation MAALSYDPRHHLQAGKTSHGVIVEEIEGLIKVYKGGRVERPPIVPNVSCVLAPEDGVTARDVFIDKFTNLWARVYVPSHPGSRLPLLVYFHGGGFCAGSPAWSCYQNFLVNLASKSGCIILSVNYRLAPENRLPSAYDDGTNTLMWIKQQALLGPSEHKWWLSKCNFSSLFLAGDSAGANIAYNVASNVNSDSSLRPFYLRGIILIQPFFGGEARTYSERNLNQPANSALTLSASDAYWRLSLPIGANRDNPYCNPLANGAKKLRDFQVPSIMVCISEMDIMKDRNLEFCSALSSAGKKVEKVIYKGVGHAFQILHNSHFSQIRIQEMMSHLKGFINQ, from the coding sequence ATGGCCGCCCTATCTTATGATCCAAGGCATCATCTTCAAGCAGGCAAGACCAGTCACGGAGTCATAGTTGAAGAAATTGAAGGTCTTATCAAAGTTTACAAAGGCGGACGCGTCGAAAGACCTCCAATCGTTCCTAATGTTTCTTGTGTTCTAGCACCCGAAGATGGTGTTACAGCAAGAGATGTTTTCATCGATAAGTTCACCAACTTATGGGCTCGTGTTTACGTTCCGAGCCATCCCGGAAGTAGACTGCCTTTGCTAGTTTACTTCCATGGAGGTGGTTTTTGTGCTGGTTCACCTGCTTGGAGCTGTTATCAGAATTTCTTAGTCAATCTTGCTTCAAAATCAGGTTGCATAATCCTGTCAGTAAATTATCGTTTAGCCCCTGAAAATCGACTTCCTTCTGCTTATGATGATGGAACCAACACTCTTATGTGGATTAAACAGCAGGCTTTACTTGGTCCCTCTGAACATAAATGGTGGCTAAGTAAGTGCAACTTCTCTAGCCTGTTCCTAGCAGGGGACAGTGCTGGTGCTAATATAGCTTACAATGTGGCTTCTAATGTCAATTCGGACTCAAGTCTCAGGCCATTTTACCTGAGGGGTATAATTCTGATTCAACCTTTTTTCGGAGGCGAGGCGCGAACTTATTCTGAGAGAAATCTGAATCAACCTGCCAATTCAGCATTAACTCTGTCAGCTTCTGATGCATATTGGCGACTGTCGCTACCTATTGGTGCTAACCGCGATAATCCATACTGCAATCCATTGGCGAATGGAGCGAAAAAATTGCGCGATTTTCAGGTTCCGTCGATAATGGTTTGCATATCAGAGATGGATATAATGAAAGATAGGAACTTGGAATTCTGCAGTGCGTTGAGTAGTGCAGGTAAAAAGGTGGAAAAAGTGATCTATAAAGGAGTTGGACATGCATTTCAGATTCTGCATAACTCTCACTTTTCTCAAATTAGAATTCAAGAAATGATGTCTCACCTCAAGGGTTTCATCAATCAATAG
- the LOC126677987 gene encoding 14-3-3-like protein A — protein sequence MSPTEATREENVYMAKLAEQAERYEEMVEFMEKVAKTVDVEELTVEERNLLSVAYKNVIGARRASWRIISSIEQKEESRGNEDHVTIIKDYRGKIETELSKICDGILNLLESHLIPSASTAESKVFYLKMKGDYHRYLAEFKTGAERKEAAESTLLAYKSAQDIALADLAPTHPIRLGLALNFSVFYYEILNSPDRACNLAKQAFDEAISELDTLGEESYKDSTLIMQLLRDNLTLWTSDITDDAGDEIKEASKRESGEGQQQQ from the exons ATGTCTCCCACTGAAGCTACACGTGAGGAAAATGTCTACATGGCCAAGTTGGCCGAGCAGGCAGAACGCTACGAGGAGATGGTGGAGTTCATGGAAAAGGTCGCAAAGACGGTTGATGTTGAGGAGCTAACAGTAGAGGAAAGGAATCTTCTCTCTGTGGCTTACAAAAATGTCATCGGTGCTAGAAGGGCCTCATGGAGAATAATTTCTTCCATTGAGCAGAAGGAAGAGAGCAGGGGAAATGAGGATCATGTTACAATCATTAAGGATTACAGGGGCAAGATTGAAACTGAGCTGAGCAAGATCTGTGATGGGATCTTGAACCTCCTTGAGTCACACCTCATTCCCTCGGCCTCTACTGCCGAGTCTAAGGTATTTTACCTCAAGATGAAGGGTGATTACCACAGGTATCTTGCAGAGTTTAAGACTGGCGCTGAGAGGAAGGAAGCAGCTGAGAGTACTTTGCTGGCCTACAAGTCTGCTCAG GATATTGCTCTTGCTGATCTTGCTCCTACTCACCCAATAAGACTCGGACTTGCCCTTAACTTCTCAGTGTTCTATTATGAGATCCTTAACTCTCCTGACCGTGCTTGCAATCTTGCAAAGCAG GCATTTGATGAGGCCATTTCTGAATTGGATACGTTGGGTGAGGAATCTTACAAGGACAGTACATTGATTATGCAACTTCTCCGAGATAATCTGACACTTTGGACCTCTGATATCACG GATGACGCTGGGGATGAGATCAAGGAGGCATCAAAACGTGAATCAGGCGAGGGGCAACAACAACAGTAA
- the LOC126677982 gene encoding T-complex protein 1 subunit zeta 1: MSLRVLNPNAEVLNKSAALHMNINAAKGLQDVLKSNLGPKGTIKMLVGGAGDIKLTKDGNTLLKEMQIQNPTAIMIARTAVAQDDISGDGTTSTVIFIGELMKQSERYIDEGMHPRVLVDGFEIAKKATLQFLEKFKTPVVMGDEPDREILRMVARTTLRTKLYESLADQLTDIIVNAVLCIRKPEEAIDLFMVEIMHMRHKFDVDTRLVEGLVLDHGSRHPDMKRRAENCYILTCNVSLEYDKSEINAGFFYSNAEQREKMVAAERQQVDERVKKIIELKNQVCAGNDNNFVVINQKGIDPPSLDLLSHAGIIALRRAKRRNMERLVLACGGEALNSVDDLTPDCLGWAGLVYEHILGEEKYTFVENVKNPSSCTILIKGPNDHTIAQIKDAVRDGLRAVKNTIEDEAVVLGAAAFELAARKHLISEVKKTVKGRAQLGVEAFADALLAVPKTLAENSGLDTQDEIVNLTGEHDRDNIVGINLQTGGTLDPQMEGIFDNYSVKRQLINSGPVIASQLLLVDEVIRAGRNMRKPS, encoded by the exons ATGTCACTGAGAGTGTTAAACCCTAATGCCGAAGTTTTAAACAAATCGGCGGCGCTTCATATGAACATCAATGCCGCTAAAGGCTTACAAGATGTCCTCAAATCTAACCTCGGCCCTAAGGGAACCATTAAGAT gctTGTTGGTGGAGCCGGTGATATCAAGCTTACCAAAGACGGCAACACTCTCTTGAAAGAAATG CAAATTCAAAACCCTACTGCAATTATGATTGCAAGGACAGCTGTTGCTCAAGATGATATAAGTGGAGATGGTACTACTTCTACTGTTATTTTTATTGGAGAGCTTATGAAACAATCTGAACGCTACATTGATGAAG GTATGCATCCACGTGTTCTGGTAGATGGgtttgaaattgctaaaaaagctaCTCTCCAGTTTCTTGAAAAATTTAAGACTCCTGTGGTTATGGGTGATGAACCTGATAGAGAGATTCTGAGAATGGTAGCAAGAACAACACTGAGAACTAAG TTGTATGAATCTTTGGCGGATCAGCTAACTGATATAATTGTCAATGCG GTGCTCTGCATTAGAAAGCCTGAGGAAGCCATAGATTTGTTCATGGTGGAGATTATGCACATGCGCCATAAATTTGATGTGGACACTAGGCTG GTTGAAGGCCTTGTCCTAGATCATGGTTCTAGACATCCAGACATGAAGCGACGAGCAGAGAACTGTTATATCTTAACTTGCAATGTATCTTTGGAATATGATAAAAG TGAAATAAATGCAGGATTTTTCTACTCAAACGCAGAGCAGCGGGAAAAAATGGTTGCTGCTGAAAGGCAACAGGTGGATGAAAGAGTGAAAAAGATCATTGAACTAAAGAACCAG GTTTGTGCTGGTAATGACAACAATTTTGTTGTTATTAATCAAAAGGGCATCGATCCCCCATCACTGGACCTTCTATCTCATGCAGGG ataaTTGCTCTTAGAAGAGCAAAGAGAAGAAATATGGAACGCTTGGTTTTGGCTTGTGGAGGAGAGGCATTAAATTCTGTGGATGACTTAACCCCTGACTGCCTTGGTTGGGCTGGATTGGTTTATGAGCACATCCTAGGCGAAGAGAAATATACATTTGTTGAAAATGTAAAAAATCCCTCTTCTTGTACAATCTTGATAAAAG GGCCTAATGACCATACTATTGCCCAAATTAAGGATGCTGTTCGTGATGGCCTAAGAGCTGTCAAAAATACCATTGAGGATGAAGCTGTTGTGCTT GGAGCAGCAGCTTTTGAATTGGCAGCCAGAAAGCACCTAATCAGTGAAGTAAAGAAAACAGTTAAAGGG CGTGCTCAGTTAGGTGTCGAAGCGTTTGCTGATGCACTTCTTGCGGTGCCTAAAACGCTGGCTGAGAATTCCGGGCTTGACACTCAAGACGAGATTGTTAATCTTACG GGAGAGCATGACAGGGATAACATTGTGGGAATAAACCTCCAGACAGGAGGGACCCTTGACCCTCAGATGGAGGGCATCTTTGACAACTACTCTGTCAAACGCCAACTCATTAACTCCGG GCCTGTAATTGCGTCGCAGTTGCTATTGGTGGATGAAGTGATCCGAGCTGGGCGTAACATGAGGAAACCAAGTTAA
- the LOC126678629 gene encoding polygalacturonase-like, whose product MMMIRTNGLTISIVLLLFISTLQVLQAAGTFDVTKYGAKANGEADISKALLSAWDAACDSVGVSIVLIPKGRYALRQVDISGPCKGSMVLRVEGTVEAPVDPNELKLKGDFWVAFSHIDHFKVTGGGTFDGQGEMTWKKYNCMEKKGCKALPISLRFNFIDNAVIEDITSLDSKNFHVNVMGCKNITFRRFNVVAPGHSLNTDGIHIGRCNGVKILDSSFATGDDCISIGDASQQITIKGVRCGPGHGISIGSLGKYPNEGPVSGVVITNSTIFNTDNGLRIKSWPALEHGMASNLRFEDIIMKNVSNPILIDQMYCPWNRCNKNGQSKVKISDVSFKNIRGTSTTPLAVQLICSKGIPCENVKLSNIDLKLIGGGATKSQCTNVKPVITGVIPAGCK is encoded by the exons atgatgatgataagGACCAATGGCTTAACAATATCAATAGTGTTGCTTTTATTTATCTCAACCCTTCAAGTACTGCAGGCTGCCGGTACATTCGACGTTACAAAATACGGTGCGAAAGCTAACGGGGAAGCCGATATTAGTAAGGCTTTATTAAGTGCATGGGATGCAGCATGTGATTCAGTTGGTGTAAGCATTGTTTTGATTCCAAAAGGCAGATACGCATTACGTCAGGTCGATATTTCCGGTCCTTGTAAGGGTTCGATGGTGCTTCGAGTCGAAGGAACAGTCGAAGCGCCGGTTGACCCTAATGAGCTCAAACTCAAAGGTGATTTTTGGGTTGCTTTCAGTCACATTGATCATTTTAAAGTTACTGGGGGTGGAACCTTTGACGGGCAAGGTGAAATGACATGGAAGAAGTATAATTGCATGGAGAAAAAAGGTTGCAAGGCCCTTCCTATT AGTTTGAGGTTCAATTTCATCGATAACGCCGTAATCGAAGACATAACATCCCTCGATAGCAAGAATTTTCACGTCAACGTCATGGGCTGCAAAAACATTACCTTCCGAAGATTTAACGTAGTGGCACCAGGGCACAGTCTGAATACAGATGGAATTCATATCGGACGTTGTAATGGAGTCAAGATTCTCGACAGTTCATTTGCTACCGGTGACGACTGTATCTCCATCGGCGATGCTAGCCAGCAAATAACAATCAAAGGAGTAAGATGCGGACCTGGACATGGCATCAGTATCGGAAGTCTAGGAAAATATCCAAATGAAGGACCTGTTTCCGGCGTTGTTATTACAAATAGCACCATTTTTAACACTGATAATGGTCTCAGAATCAAATCTTGGCCGGCTTTGGAACATGGCATGGCTTCTAATTTGCGGTTTGAAGACATTATCATGAAGAATGTGTCAAATCCTATCCTCATTGATCAAATGTACTGTCCATGGAATCGGTGCAACAAAAAT GGCCAATCAAAAGTTAAGATAAGTGATGTGAGCTTTAAGAATATAAGAGGCACTTCTACAACACCACTTGCAGTTCAACTAATTTGTAGTAAAGGAATTCCTTGTGAGAATGTGAAACTCAGTAACATCGATCTTAAATTGATTGGCGGAGGTGCCACAAAATCTCAGTGTACTAATGTTAAGCCTGTAATTACTGGAGTAATTCCTGCTGGATGTAAATGA
- the LOC126677988 gene encoding COX assembly mitochondrial protein 2 → MGYIQEARENHVKKKVEEALRSKMKQKALKGCEELTSKYAQCASGRTLSVVWQCRQQAKELNLCLHQFTNDAVLEEMKKDYMLQQNQKG, encoded by the exons atgggATACATACAGGAAGCACGTGAGAATCACGTTAAGAAGAAAGTTGAAGAAG CATTAAGAagtaaaatgaaacaaaaggCATTAAAAGGATGTGAAGAATTGACTTCAAAGTATGCACAATGTGCCTCTGGAAGAACTCTGTCTGTTGTTTGGCAATGTCGTCAACAAGCTAAAGAATTGAACCTTTGCCTTCATCAATT CACGAATGATGCCGTCTTGGAAGAGATGAAGAAAGACTACATGCTtcaacaaaatcaaaaagggTAA